A portion of the Equus quagga isolate Etosha38 chromosome 17, UCLA_HA_Equagga_1.0, whole genome shotgun sequence genome contains these proteins:
- the LOC124229254 gene encoding olfactory receptor 5B12-like, translated as MENSTEVTEFILVGLTDDPELQIPLFIIFSLIYLITLVGNLGMIKLILLDSRLHTPMYLFLSNLSLVDFGYSSAVTPKVMAGFLTGNKIISYNACVTQFFFFVAFITVESFLLASMAYDRYAAVCKPLHYTTTMTTSVCTRLAIGCYFCGFLNASIHTGNIFRLSFCRSNVVDHFFCDAPPLLTLSCSDSYISEMVIFFVVGFNALFSILVISITYLFIFITILRMRSSEGRQKAFSTCASHLTAVSIFYGTVIFMYLQPSSGHSMDIDKITSVFYTMVIPMLNPLVYSLRNKEVKSAFKKAMGKAKYSIGFIF; from the coding sequence ATGGAGAACAGTACAGAGGTGACTGAATTCATTCTTGTGGGGTTAACCGATGACCCAGAATTGCAGATCCCACTCTTCATAATCTTCTCTCTCATCTACCTTATCACTCTGGTTGGGAACCTGGGGATGATCAAGTTGATTCTGTTGGATTCTCGtctccacactcccatgtacttGTTCCTCAGTAACCTCTCTCTGGTGGACTTTGGTTATTCCTCAGCTGTCACTCCCAAGGTGATGGCTGGATTCCTCACAGGAAACAAAATTATCTCCTATAATGCTTGTGTCACCCAGTTCTTCTTCTTTGTAGCTTTTATCACTGTAGAAAGTTTCCTCTTGGCCTCAATGGCTTATGACCGCTATGCAGCAGTATGTAAACCCCTGCATTACACCACCACCATGACGACAAGTGTGTGTACACGTCTGGCTATAGGCTGCTACTTCTGTGGGTTCCTGAATGCCTCCATCCACACTGGGAACATTTTCAGGCTCTCCTTCTGTAGGTCCAATGTGGTTGACCACTTTTTCTGTGATGCTCCTCCTCTCCTGACTCTCTCATGCTCAGACAGCTACATTAGTGAGATGGTTATTTTTTTTGTGGTGGGTTTCAATGCCCTCTTTTCTATCCTGGTCATCTCGATCACCTACCTGTTTATATTTATCACCATCCTGAGGATGCGCTCATCTGAAGGACGCCAGAAGGCCTTTTCCACCTGTGCTTCCCACCTCACTGCTGTCTCCATCTTCTATGGGACAGTTATCTTCATGTATTTACAGCCTAGCTCTGGGCACTCCATGGACATAGACAAAATAACATCTGTGTTCTATACTATGGTCATCCCCATGCTGAATCCACTGGTTTACAGCCTGAGGAACAAAGAAGTCAAGAGTGCCTTTAAAAAGGCTATGGGGAAGGCAAAATATTCTATAGGattcatattttaa